In Carcharodon carcharias isolate sCarCar2 chromosome 33, sCarCar2.pri, whole genome shotgun sequence, a genomic segment contains:
- the LOC121272391 gene encoding myelin-oligodendrocyte glycoprotein-like gives MDSIYLIGSLCLLSQIAGLHAEDVKCVEAKPSIEAIIGDDVSLPCFFSNPSEIQGMASVSWQMGLGNDSIVVHAEDKAGVNVESQADVFKGRTSLSHSWNVTGNASLTITQIKATDSGKYICFIKGQYFAISCTRLELTVRSGAFQPCGHLSAWIVLLLLPLTKILT, from the exons ATGGATTCCATCTACCTCATAGGGAGTCTCTGTCTGCTGTCCCAGATCGCAGGGTTACACGCCG AGGATGTGAAGTGTGTGGAAGCAAAACCATCCATAGAGGCCATAATTGGAGATGACGTATCTTTGCCATGTTTCTTTAGTAACCCGAGTGAGATCCAAGGAATGGCATCAGTCTCCTGGCAGATGGGGCTTGGCAATGATTCTATCGTCGTGCATGCAGAGGACAAGGCGGGAGTGAATGTGGAATCGCAGGCTGATGTGTTTAAAGGACGCACCAGCCTCTCACATTCCTGGAATGTAACGGGTAACGCATCCCTGACCATCACTCAGATAAAAGCCACAGATTCTGGAAAATACATATGTTTCATTAAAGGCCAATATTTCGCCATATCATGTACCCGGCTGGAGCTGACAGTGCGATCAG GAGCATTTCAACCCTGTGGGCATCTCTCTGCTTGGATCGTTCTCCTGCTCCTTCCACTGACCAAGATTCTAACATGA